Proteins encoded in a region of the Sander lucioperca isolate FBNREF2018 chromosome 18, SLUC_FBN_1.2, whole genome shotgun sequence genome:
- the LOC116036830 gene encoding phospholipase A and acyltransferase 4-like isoform X1, giving the protein MDPTEIDAKPGDLIEIDRGMYQHWALYIGGMEVVHLTTPNDDSSSSGSSLMALDIDVGQVKREKIWEVVGNDNVKVNNLLDYKHQPHESYIIVKEACSMVGLELPYSIFTKNCEHFVTDLRYGKPESRQVIKAAAIGVAAVGIVALGAALFASWLNDDNKEERREERREPRREPRREPRRERRRHYNWQ; this is encoded by the exons ATGGATCCAACAGAG ATTGATGCAAAGCCCGGAGACCTGATCGAGATCGACCGTGGGATGTATCAGCACTGGGCCCTCTACATCGGTGGAATGGAAGTTGTTCATTTGACTACTCCAA ATGATGATTCAAGCTCTTCTGGTTCTTCGTTGATGGCCCTGGATATCGATGTAGGACAGGTGAAGCGTGAGAAGATCTGGGAAGTGGTCGGCAATGATAATGTCAAGGTCAACAACCTCCTAGATTACAAGCACCAGCCTCATGAGAGTTACATCATCGTGAAGGAGGCCTGTAGCATGGTGGGTCTGGAGCTGCCGTACTCTATCTTCACTAAGAACTGCGAGCACTTTGTCACAGACCTACGCTACGGCAAGCCAGAGTCTAGACAG GTTATCAAAGCAGCTGCGATTGGAGTGGCAGCTGTAGGGATTGTAGCTCTGGGTGCTGCTCTGTTCGCATCCTGGCTCAACGATGACAACAAagaagaaaggagagaagaaagaagagaaccAAGGAGAGAACCAAGGAGAGAACCAAGGAGAGAACGAAGGAGACATTATAATTGGCAGTAA
- the LOC116036830 gene encoding phospholipase A and acyltransferase 4-like isoform X2, whose product MDPTEIDAKPGDLIEIDRGMYQHWALYIGGMEVVHLTTPNDDSSSSGSSLMALDIDVGQVKREKIWEVVGNDNVKVNNLLDYKHQPHESYIIVKEACSMVGLELPYSIFTKNCEHFVTDLRYGKPESRQVIKAAAIGVAAVGIVALGAALFASWLNDDNKEERREPRRERRRHYNWQ is encoded by the exons ATGGATCCAACAGAG ATTGATGCAAAGCCCGGAGACCTGATCGAGATCGACCGTGGGATGTATCAGCACTGGGCCCTCTACATCGGTGGAATGGAAGTTGTTCATTTGACTACTCCAA ATGATGATTCAAGCTCTTCTGGTTCTTCGTTGATGGCCCTGGATATCGATGTAGGACAGGTGAAGCGTGAGAAGATCTGGGAAGTGGTCGGCAATGATAATGTCAAGGTCAACAACCTCCTAGATTACAAGCACCAGCCTCATGAGAGTTACATCATCGTGAAGGAGGCCTGTAGCATGGTGGGTCTGGAGCTGCCGTACTCTATCTTCACTAAGAACTGCGAGCACTTTGTCACAGACCTACGCTACGGCAAGCCAGAGTCTAGACAG GTTATCAAAGCAGCTGCGATTGGAGTGGCAGCTGTAGGGATTGTAGCTCTGGGTGCTGCTCTGTTCGCATCCTGGCTCAACGATGACAACAAagaagaaag GAGAGAACCAAGGAGAGAACGAAGGAGACATTATAATTGGCAGTAA